A window of Clavibacter michiganensis contains these coding sequences:
- a CDS encoding acyltransferase family protein produces MTSTVTVKSETGRKIEFLEAVRGVASFIVVLQHLIAAEYPAFEDFSRQWIDAGRVGVVAFFLVSGYVIPLSLQRQDTRTFLVRRLYRLFPLYWLVLGLMMLWIGTTGDGELGGPLVIMANVLMVQGAVGIYTIVPTAWTLGIELIFYGQSLVAKLIGRLDRSVVMGYIWLAGFVAAAVAGRVLERELPWTLPLLLYTASLGHAIHLRDRDGSTAWRGLLVAGVVGVPLFTYLNGGQDAAWPPFDYAVSFLLGLGLFFAFYASRRAAHSRVLIWLGAISYAAYLLHPLAYRVVRAVNVPEGIVRVVAAIAVTLVVSWLVHRFVEVPFIGVARRLTSRSSAAKAPRG; encoded by the coding sequence GTGACCAGCACCGTGACAGTGAAGAGCGAGACCGGTCGGAAGATCGAGTTCCTCGAGGCGGTCCGCGGCGTCGCGTCGTTCATCGTGGTGCTGCAGCACCTCATCGCCGCGGAGTACCCGGCGTTCGAGGACTTCAGCCGCCAGTGGATCGACGCGGGGCGCGTGGGCGTGGTCGCGTTCTTCCTCGTCAGCGGCTACGTCATCCCCCTGAGCCTGCAGCGGCAGGACACCCGCACCTTCCTGGTGCGCCGCCTCTACCGCCTCTTCCCGCTCTACTGGCTCGTGCTCGGCCTCATGATGCTGTGGATCGGGACCACGGGCGACGGCGAGCTCGGCGGGCCCCTCGTGATCATGGCGAACGTCCTCATGGTGCAGGGCGCCGTGGGCATCTACACGATCGTGCCGACGGCCTGGACCCTCGGCATCGAGCTGATCTTCTACGGCCAGTCCCTCGTCGCGAAGCTCATCGGCCGCCTCGACCGCAGCGTGGTCATGGGCTACATCTGGCTCGCGGGCTTCGTCGCCGCGGCCGTCGCCGGCCGGGTGCTCGAGCGCGAGCTGCCGTGGACGCTGCCGCTGCTGCTCTACACGGCGTCGCTCGGGCACGCGATCCACCTGCGCGACCGCGACGGATCCACCGCCTGGCGCGGCCTGCTCGTCGCGGGCGTCGTGGGCGTGCCGCTGTTCACCTACCTCAACGGCGGGCAGGACGCCGCGTGGCCGCCGTTCGACTACGCGGTGTCGTTCCTGCTCGGCCTCGGCCTGTTCTTCGCGTTCTACGCGTCGCGCCGTGCGGCCCACTCACGCGTGCTCATCTGGCTCGGCGCGATCTCCTACGCCGCGTACCTCCTGCACCCGCTCGCGTACCGCGTGGTGCGCGCCGTCAACGTGCCCGAGGGGATCGTGCGGGTGGTCGCGGCCATCGCCGTCACGCTCGTCGTCTCCTGGCTCGTGCACCGGTTCGTGGAGGTGCCGTTCATCGGCGTCGCACGCCGCCTCACGAGCCGCTCGTCGGCCGCGAAGGCGCCGCGGGGCTGA
- a CDS encoding SGNH/GDSL hydrolase family protein, translating to MPARRMARGAVSALAAVLLLAGCTSAPQPAPTATEGEAAPSAPATTAPEDMTRIVVMGDSNTNGFVGTLPQGIDQGMAYVDYVVGDPLTFAGGWGTDGATSTVMAANTPTVEDVDVALIMIGTNNRIAGVPDTQLDADILQTVEKLAPKETVILGIPPQNASPETPPEVNAHLEQFADAQGYHFFNPWVNLTNKDMKWRTEFFRDGIHTNMTGYKLMGAEVRKFVRTEVLDESAQK from the coding sequence ATGCCCGCACGTCGCATGGCCCGGGGCGCCGTCAGCGCCCTCGCCGCCGTCCTCCTGCTCGCCGGGTGCACCAGCGCGCCGCAGCCCGCCCCCACCGCGACCGAGGGCGAGGCCGCGCCGAGCGCGCCCGCCACGACCGCGCCCGAGGACATGACCCGCATCGTCGTCATGGGCGACTCGAACACGAACGGCTTCGTCGGCACGCTGCCCCAGGGCATCGACCAGGGCATGGCCTACGTCGACTACGTCGTGGGCGACCCGCTGACCTTCGCGGGCGGCTGGGGCACCGACGGTGCGACGAGCACCGTGATGGCGGCCAACACGCCGACCGTCGAGGACGTCGACGTGGCGCTCATCATGATCGGCACGAACAACCGCATCGCAGGCGTGCCGGACACGCAGCTCGACGCGGACATCCTCCAGACGGTCGAGAAGCTCGCGCCCAAGGAGACGGTGATCCTCGGCATCCCGCCCCAGAACGCCTCGCCCGAGACGCCGCCCGAGGTCAACGCGCACCTCGAGCAGTTCGCCGACGCGCAGGGGTACCACTTCTTCAACCCGTGGGTGAACCTCACGAACAAGGACATGAAGTGGCGGACCGAGTTCTTCCGCGACGGGATCCACACCAACATGACGGGCTACAAGCTCATGGGCGCCGAGGTGCGCAAGTTCGTGCGCACCGAGGTCCTCGACGAGAGCGCCCAGAAGTAG
- a CDS encoding endonuclease/exonuclease/phosphatase family protein produces the protein MMASGGFSRRDLFDGAGSSDPVGRPTRGSGTALLERPRADETTTTTDGPDGTAEADPPPSRPAAATQLAPAPPQQATIGSAEGDLVHVMTCNIRLARPTTEPGDPDHWADREPVLARFLQLEQPTVLGVQEALSAQLPAIARALPHHRMLGYGRDGGSGGEYSAIFYDERRLDVVAWDQFWLSDLPELIGSRSWGCSTTRIATWARFRDRRSGAEFVHLNTHLDHESELARVKSADLITERLQEVASGAPVVVTGDFNAPAEESAAYDILTRDAGLADTWTTAAHHATPGIGTFTAYGDPVPEGERIDWILAGSGVEVVDSAINPYTFEGRSPSDHAAVQALVRLARTA, from the coding sequence ATGATGGCCAGCGGCGGATTCAGCCGACGCGACCTGTTCGACGGTGCCGGATCCTCCGATCCCGTCGGGCGGCCCACCCGCGGTTCCGGCACGGCGCTCCTCGAGCGCCCGCGTGCGGACGAGACGACCACCACGACGGACGGCCCGGACGGCACCGCGGAGGCCGACCCCCCTCCGTCTCGGCCGGCGGCAGCGACGCAGCTCGCTCCCGCCCCGCCCCAGCAGGCGACCATCGGCTCCGCCGAGGGCGACCTCGTGCACGTCATGACCTGCAACATCCGCCTGGCCCGCCCCACCACCGAGCCGGGCGATCCCGACCACTGGGCCGACCGCGAGCCCGTGCTCGCCCGCTTCCTCCAGCTCGAGCAGCCCACCGTCCTCGGCGTGCAGGAGGCCCTCTCGGCCCAGCTGCCCGCCATCGCCCGGGCGCTCCCCCACCACCGCATGCTCGGCTACGGCCGCGACGGCGGATCCGGCGGCGAGTACAGCGCGATCTTCTACGACGAGCGCCGCCTCGACGTCGTCGCGTGGGACCAGTTCTGGCTCTCCGACCTGCCGGAGCTCATCGGATCCCGCTCCTGGGGCTGCAGCACCACCCGCATCGCGACGTGGGCGCGCTTCCGCGACCGCCGCAGCGGCGCGGAGTTCGTGCACCTGAACACCCACCTCGACCACGAGTCCGAGCTCGCGCGCGTGAAGAGCGCCGACCTCATCACCGAGCGGCTGCAGGAGGTCGCGTCCGGCGCGCCCGTCGTCGTCACCGGCGACTTCAACGCGCCGGCCGAGGAGTCGGCGGCGTACGACATCCTCACGCGCGACGCGGGCCTCGCCGACACCTGGACCACGGCCGCGCACCACGCGACCCCCGGCATCGGCACGTTCACGGCCTACGGCGACCCGGTGCCCGAGGGCGAGCGCATCGACTGGATCCTCGCGGGCAGCGGCGTCGAGGTGGTCGACTCGGCCATCAACCCCTACACGTTCGAGGGCCGCTCCCCCTCCGATCACGCCGCCGTCCAGGCGCTCGTGCGCCTCGCGCGCACCGCCTGA
- a CDS encoding dienelactone hydrolase family protein codes for MTDPASAPVWSPSLAELTERVPLPAGADIRMGPVLYDHEGTELEGLLARDAAQSGRRPAVLVIHDWFGVGGHVAARIEMLARLGYVAFAADVYGRDVRPGPAEAGQVAGSFYADLPLMRARVQAGIDRLAAEPDVDPSRIAVMGYCFGGSASLEVARAGADIKAAISLHGNLVVHEPADVADVKAAILVLTGADDPIVPDEKVAAFQAEMRTRPAIDWQVVTYSGAMHAFSVPGVDSPDHGAQYQDRAERRSWRALTDFLAEHLG; via the coding sequence ATGACCGACCCCGCATCGGCCCCCGTCTGGTCGCCGTCCCTCGCCGAGCTCACGGAGCGCGTGCCGCTGCCCGCGGGCGCCGACATCCGGATGGGCCCCGTGCTCTACGACCACGAGGGCACCGAGCTCGAGGGGCTCCTCGCCCGCGACGCCGCGCAGAGCGGCCGACGCCCGGCCGTGCTCGTGATCCATGACTGGTTCGGCGTCGGCGGGCACGTGGCCGCGCGCATCGAGATGCTCGCGCGCCTCGGCTACGTCGCGTTCGCCGCCGACGTCTACGGCCGCGACGTGCGCCCCGGCCCGGCCGAGGCCGGCCAGGTGGCGGGCTCCTTCTACGCCGACCTCCCGCTCATGCGCGCCCGCGTGCAGGCCGGCATCGACCGCCTGGCGGCCGAGCCCGACGTCGACCCGTCGCGCATCGCCGTCATGGGCTACTGCTTCGGCGGCAGCGCGTCGCTCGAGGTGGCCCGCGCGGGCGCCGACATCAAGGCCGCGATCTCCCTGCACGGCAACCTGGTGGTGCACGAGCCCGCCGACGTCGCCGACGTGAAGGCCGCGATCCTCGTCCTCACGGGCGCGGACGACCCGATCGTCCCCGACGAGAAGGTCGCCGCGTTCCAGGCCGAGATGCGCACGCGTCCCGCGATCGACTGGCAGGTCGTCACCTACAGCGGCGCCATGCACGCGTTCTCCGTGCCGGGCGTCGACTCGCCGGACCACGGCGCGCAGTACCAGGACCGCGCCGAGCGCCGCTCGTGGCGGGCGCTCACCGACTTCCTCGCCGAGCACCTGGGCTGA
- the purL gene encoding phosphoribosylformylglycinamidine synthase subunit PurL has protein sequence MSVHPDPASVPTDTPAGEGRSARRHVADTVEMAERTPEKEQPYAALGLTEGEYLRIREILGRRPTSGELAMYSVMWSEHCSYKSSKKYLRQFGQKVSEPMKKDLMVGMGENAGVVDVGEGWAVTFKIESHNHPSYIEPFQGAATGVGGIVRDIISMGARPVAVMDALRFGDIDDPDTARVVHGVVAGISFYGNCLGLPNIGGETYFDRVYQGNPLVNALAVGVLRHEDLHLANARGVGNKVVLFGARTGGDGIGGASILASDTFADGGPTKRPAVQVGDPFAEKVLIECCLELFAKDLVEGIQDLGAAGISCATSELASNGDGGMHIRLEEVLLRDPSLTAEEILMSESQERMMAVVQPEKLEGFLEVVRKWDVETSVLGEVTDTGRLVIDHHGERIVDVEPRTVAVDGPVYDRPVSYPTWIDALQADSASRLARPTAPDEIKDQFLQLLGSPNLADASWITDQYDRYVMGNTALSFPDDAGMVRVDEESGLGFSVATDANGRFCQLDPYRGAQLALAEAYRNVAASGATPVAVSDCLNFGSPEDPEVMWQFSRTVEGLADGCLELEIPVTGGNVSLYNQTGTQAIHPTPVVGVLGVIDDVARRIPSGWQDEGDNIYLLGVTREELDGSAWAGTVHDHLGGVPPVVDLAAEKDLASLVAAGATQSLIASAHDLSDGGLGQALAESVMRFGVGARVWLDGIVQRDGVDAATALFSESTGRMLVTVPREDDVKFQGLCEGRGYPVLRIGVTDAQAPGLELQGLFTLSVDELRGIHRATLPARFGTAVEA, from the coding sequence GTGAGCGTCCACCCCGATCCCGCTTCCGTCCCCACCGACACCCCCGCGGGAGAGGGACGCAGCGCACGCCGCCACGTCGCCGACACCGTCGAGATGGCCGAGCGCACCCCCGAGAAGGAGCAGCCGTACGCGGCACTCGGGCTCACCGAGGGCGAGTACCTGAGGATCCGCGAGATCCTCGGCCGCCGCCCCACGAGCGGCGAGCTTGCCATGTACTCGGTCATGTGGAGCGAGCACTGCTCCTACAAGTCCTCGAAGAAGTACCTGCGCCAGTTCGGCCAGAAGGTCTCCGAGCCCATGAAGAAGGACCTGATGGTCGGCATGGGCGAGAACGCCGGCGTCGTCGACGTGGGCGAGGGCTGGGCCGTCACCTTCAAGATCGAGAGCCACAACCACCCCTCCTACATCGAGCCGTTCCAGGGCGCGGCCACGGGCGTCGGCGGCATCGTCCGCGACATCATCTCGATGGGCGCACGCCCCGTCGCCGTGATGGATGCGCTGCGCTTCGGCGACATCGACGACCCCGACACCGCGCGCGTCGTGCACGGCGTGGTCGCGGGCATCAGCTTCTACGGCAACTGCCTGGGGCTGCCGAACATCGGCGGCGAGACGTACTTCGACCGCGTGTACCAGGGCAACCCGCTCGTCAACGCGCTCGCGGTCGGCGTCCTCCGCCACGAGGACCTCCACCTCGCCAACGCGCGCGGCGTGGGCAACAAGGTCGTCCTGTTCGGCGCGCGCACGGGCGGCGACGGCATCGGCGGCGCCTCCATCCTCGCGAGCGACACCTTCGCCGACGGCGGCCCGACCAAGCGCCCCGCGGTGCAGGTCGGCGACCCGTTCGCCGAGAAGGTGCTCATCGAGTGCTGCCTCGAGCTGTTCGCGAAGGACCTCGTCGAGGGGATCCAGGACCTCGGAGCCGCGGGCATCTCCTGCGCCACGAGCGAGCTCGCGTCCAACGGCGACGGCGGCATGCACATCCGGCTCGAGGAGGTGCTGCTGCGCGACCCGTCGCTCACGGCCGAGGAGATCCTCATGTCGGAGAGCCAGGAGCGCATGATGGCGGTCGTGCAGCCGGAGAAGCTCGAGGGCTTCCTCGAGGTCGTCCGCAAGTGGGACGTCGAGACGAGCGTGCTCGGCGAGGTCACCGACACCGGCCGCCTCGTCATCGACCACCACGGCGAGCGCATCGTCGACGTCGAGCCGCGCACGGTCGCGGTCGACGGCCCCGTCTACGACCGTCCCGTCTCCTACCCCACGTGGATCGACGCCCTCCAGGCCGACTCCGCGTCGCGCCTCGCGCGGCCCACCGCGCCCGACGAGATCAAGGACCAGTTCCTGCAGCTGCTCGGCAGCCCGAACCTCGCCGACGCGTCGTGGATCACCGACCAGTACGACCGCTACGTCATGGGCAACACGGCCCTGTCGTTCCCCGACGACGCCGGCATGGTCCGCGTCGACGAGGAGAGCGGGCTCGGCTTCTCGGTCGCCACCGACGCGAACGGCCGCTTCTGCCAGCTCGACCCGTACCGCGGCGCGCAGCTCGCCCTCGCGGAGGCGTACCGCAACGTCGCCGCGTCCGGCGCCACGCCCGTCGCCGTGAGCGACTGCCTCAACTTCGGCAGCCCCGAGGACCCGGAGGTCATGTGGCAGTTCAGCCGCACGGTCGAGGGCCTGGCGGACGGCTGCCTGGAGCTCGAGATCCCCGTCACGGGCGGCAACGTCTCCCTCTACAACCAGACGGGCACGCAGGCCATCCACCCGACGCCCGTCGTGGGCGTGCTCGGCGTGATCGACGACGTCGCGCGCCGCATCCCGTCCGGCTGGCAGGACGAGGGCGACAACATCTACCTGCTCGGCGTCACGCGCGAGGAGCTCGACGGATCCGCGTGGGCCGGCACCGTGCACGACCACCTCGGCGGCGTCCCGCCCGTCGTCGACCTCGCCGCCGAGAAGGACCTCGCGTCCCTCGTCGCCGCCGGCGCCACGCAGTCGCTCATCGCGAGCGCGCACGACCTCTCGGACGGCGGCCTCGGCCAGGCGCTCGCGGAGTCCGTGATGCGCTTCGGCGTCGGCGCCCGCGTGTGGCTCGACGGCATCGTCCAGCGCGACGGCGTCGATGCGGCCACCGCCCTCTTCTCGGAGTCCACCGGCCGCATGCTCGTCACGGTGCCGCGCGAGGACGACGTCAAGTTCCAGGGCCTCTGCGAGGGCCGAGGCTACCCCGTGCTGCGCATCGGCGTCACGGACGCGCAGGCGCCCGGCCTCGAGCTGCAGGGTCTCTTCACCCTGTCCGTGGACGAGCTGCGCGGGATCCACCGCGCCACGCTCCCCGCCCGCTTCGGCACCGCCGTGGAGGCATGA
- the purQ gene encoding phosphoribosylformylglycinamidine synthase subunit PurQ, producing the protein MRVGVITFPGSLDDRDAQRAVRLAGATPVALWHGDHDLQGVDAIVLPGGFSYGDYLRAGAIAAFAPIMREVVDAAERGVPVLGICNGFQMLTEAHLLPGGLIRNEAGNFVCRDQRLRVEATGTAWTNAFTEGEEITIPLKNGEGGFIADADTLDRLEGEGHVAFRYLGGNPNGSLRDIAGITNARGNVVGLMPHPEHAVEEGFGPDTPAAMRSGVDGLRLFTSVLEGVLAQ; encoded by the coding sequence ATGCGCGTCGGGGTCATCACCTTCCCGGGATCCCTCGACGACCGCGACGCGCAGCGCGCCGTCCGTCTCGCGGGCGCCACGCCCGTCGCGCTCTGGCACGGCGACCACGACCTCCAGGGCGTCGACGCGATCGTGCTCCCCGGCGGCTTCAGCTACGGCGACTACCTCCGCGCGGGCGCCATCGCGGCGTTCGCGCCGATCATGCGCGAGGTCGTGGACGCCGCGGAGCGCGGCGTCCCCGTGCTCGGCATCTGCAACGGCTTCCAGATGCTCACCGAGGCGCACCTGCTGCCCGGCGGGCTGATCCGCAACGAGGCCGGCAACTTCGTCTGCCGCGACCAGCGCCTCCGCGTCGAGGCCACGGGCACCGCATGGACGAACGCGTTCACCGAGGGCGAGGAGATCACCATCCCGCTCAAGAACGGCGAGGGCGGCTTCATCGCCGACGCCGACACGCTCGACCGCCTCGAGGGCGAGGGCCACGTGGCCTTCCGCTACCTCGGCGGCAACCCGAACGGATCCCTCCGCGACATCGCCGGGATCACCAACGCCCGCGGCAACGTCGTCGGCCTCATGCCCCACCCCGAGCACGCCGTCGAGGAGGGCTTCGGACCGGACACCCCGGCCGCCATGCGCTCCGGTGTCGACGGCCTCCGTCTCTTCACGTCCGTCCTCGAAGGAGTCCTCGCGCAGTGA
- a CDS encoding DUF2848 domain-containing protein has product MTTLRFQLPDGSTPSVEVVSLLNAGYAGRDQAEVQAHIDELAELGVPGPETTPALYPVAPYLASQADTVPAQHGRTSGEAEWAIVITDDDVLLTVACDHTDRALEVHGVAWSKNAGPDVLGRKAWRLSDVRDRLDAIRLRGWVGEEGAEELIQDSTLAALLTPDHWLEVLERRGLRVPGTVLISGTVAMVPGVDQFASRWRVQLEDPATGETIDAAYRVELLPEAIG; this is encoded by the coding sequence ATGACCACCCTGCGCTTCCAGCTGCCCGACGGATCCACCCCGAGCGTCGAGGTCGTGTCGCTCCTCAACGCCGGCTACGCGGGCCGCGACCAGGCCGAGGTGCAGGCGCACATCGACGAGCTGGCCGAGCTCGGCGTGCCCGGACCCGAGACCACGCCCGCGCTCTACCCCGTCGCGCCGTACCTCGCGTCGCAGGCCGACACGGTGCCCGCGCAGCACGGCCGCACCTCGGGCGAGGCCGAGTGGGCCATCGTGATCACCGACGACGACGTGCTCCTCACGGTCGCGTGCGACCACACCGACCGCGCGCTCGAGGTGCACGGCGTCGCGTGGAGCAAGAACGCCGGACCCGACGTGCTCGGCCGGAAGGCCTGGCGCCTCTCCGACGTGCGCGACCGCCTCGACGCGATCCGCCTGCGCGGCTGGGTCGGCGAGGAGGGCGCCGAGGAGCTCATCCAGGACTCGACGCTCGCCGCGCTCCTCACCCCCGACCACTGGCTCGAGGTGCTCGAGCGGCGCGGCCTCCGGGTCCCCGGCACGGTGCTCATCTCGGGCACGGTGGCGATGGTCCCGGGCGTCGACCAGTTCGCGTCGCGCTGGCGCGTGCAGCTCGAGGATCCCGCCACGGGCGAGACCATCGACGCCGCCTACCGCGTGGAGCTGCTGCCCGAGGCGATCGGCTGA
- a CDS encoding MFS transporter, with protein sequence MADDPTASAATTAPASGAHAAPAATEKPTRRELVKAFTASLTGTSLEWYDFAVYSAASAVVFPVVFFPSSDPYTATILAFSTYAVGYVSRPVGGFVFGRLGDKIGRKPVLVLTLLLIGIATFLIGVLPGYATIGLAAPIILVLLRFAQGVGVGGEWGGAVLLSSEFGDPRKRGFWSSAAQVGPPAGNLLANGALALLTVLLTEDDFLDWGWRVAFLLSALLVAFGLWIRLKLEDTPVFKALQERGDRPSAPVSEVFRTQLRPLVAAILSRVGPDVLYALFTVFTLTYGVNSLGFERSQVLVAVLVGSAVQLFTIPFAGAVSDRINRRALYAAAAVGAAVWAYAFFAITDGSSTFVLGVGIVLGLFFHSFMYGPQAAYIIEQFSPRLRYTGASLAYTIAGVIGGAIAPLMFTIIYEETGSWVGIALYLTAAVVLTLVGLAMGRDSDVSEDEEYVRTGAEGVAAARV encoded by the coding sequence ATGGCCGACGACCCCACCGCCTCCGCGGCGACGACCGCGCCCGCATCCGGCGCGCACGCGGCACCCGCCGCGACCGAGAAGCCCACCCGCCGCGAGCTCGTCAAGGCGTTCACCGCGAGCCTCACCGGCACCTCGCTCGAGTGGTACGACTTCGCCGTCTACTCGGCGGCCAGCGCCGTCGTGTTCCCCGTCGTCTTCTTCCCGTCGTCGGATCCGTACACGGCGACGATCCTCGCGTTCTCCACCTACGCCGTCGGCTACGTCTCGCGTCCCGTCGGCGGCTTCGTCTTCGGGCGGCTCGGCGACAAGATCGGCCGCAAGCCCGTCCTCGTGCTCACGCTGCTGCTCATCGGCATCGCGACCTTCCTCATCGGCGTGCTCCCGGGGTACGCGACCATCGGGCTCGCGGCGCCGATCATCCTGGTGCTCCTCCGCTTCGCGCAGGGCGTGGGCGTCGGCGGCGAGTGGGGCGGCGCGGTGCTGCTCTCGAGCGAGTTCGGGGATCCACGGAAGAGGGGCTTCTGGTCGTCGGCCGCGCAGGTCGGCCCGCCCGCGGGCAACCTGCTCGCCAACGGCGCGCTCGCGCTGCTCACCGTGCTGCTCACCGAGGACGACTTCCTCGACTGGGGCTGGCGCGTGGCCTTCCTGCTCTCCGCGCTGCTCGTGGCGTTCGGCCTCTGGATCCGCCTGAAGCTCGAGGACACCCCCGTGTTCAAGGCGCTGCAGGAGCGCGGCGACCGGCCGAGCGCGCCCGTGTCCGAGGTGTTCCGCACGCAGCTGCGGCCGCTCGTCGCGGCGATCCTCAGCCGTGTCGGACCCGACGTCCTCTACGCGCTCTTCACGGTCTTCACGCTCACCTACGGCGTCAACTCGCTCGGCTTCGAGCGCTCGCAGGTGCTCGTGGCGGTGCTCGTGGGATCCGCCGTGCAGCTGTTCACGATCCCGTTCGCGGGCGCCGTGAGCGACCGGATCAACCGCCGGGCCCTCTACGCGGCCGCCGCGGTCGGCGCGGCCGTCTGGGCGTACGCGTTCTTCGCGATCACCGACGGCTCGTCGACCTTCGTGCTCGGCGTGGGCATCGTGCTCGGGCTGTTCTTCCACTCCTTCATGTACGGGCCGCAGGCGGCGTACATCATCGAGCAGTTCTCGCCCCGGCTCCGCTACACGGGCGCCTCGCTCGCGTACACGATCGCCGGCGTGATCGGCGGGGCCATCGCGCCGCTGATGTTCACGATCATCTACGAGGAGACCGGCAGCTGGGTCGGCATCGCGCTGTACCTCACGGCCGCCGTCGTGCTCACGCTCGTGGGCCTCGCGATGGGCCGCGACTCGGACGTCTCCGAGGACGAGGAGTACGTGCGCACGGGTGCCGAGGGCGTGGCGGCGGCGCGCGTCTGA
- a CDS encoding GntR family transcriptional regulator gives MRERAGDPGTSASALSGRERAYEFLHAHVLTDPDQQGAFLNEQELAERIGVSRTPVREALLLLAADDLVEMIPKRGARIPVITGRQIAELMELRGVLERHAATSAVENDRTPLDAMREVLEQQRAMVTTPPRESGRQFIEHDRRFHQLLVDAAGSELMSRTYAKLRARQILVGVEALYRATDRQDRVCEEHAGIVDALAAGDAEAARDAIDRHLAVTLDVLLRA, from the coding sequence ATGCGAGAACGGGCGGGCGATCCAGGCACCTCGGCGAGCGCCCTCTCCGGCCGCGAGCGGGCCTACGAGTTCCTGCATGCGCACGTCCTCACCGACCCGGACCAGCAGGGCGCCTTCCTCAACGAGCAGGAGCTCGCGGAGCGCATCGGCGTCTCCCGCACGCCCGTCCGCGAGGCACTGCTGCTGCTCGCCGCCGACGACCTGGTGGAGATGATCCCCAAGCGCGGCGCGCGGATCCCCGTCATCACCGGCCGCCAGATCGCCGAGCTGATGGAGCTGCGCGGCGTGCTCGAGCGGCACGCGGCCACGAGCGCGGTGGAGAACGACCGCACCCCGCTCGACGCGATGCGCGAGGTGCTCGAGCAGCAGCGCGCCATGGTCACGACGCCGCCGCGCGAGAGCGGGCGACAGTTCATCGAGCACGACCGCCGGTTCCACCAGCTCCTCGTCGACGCCGCGGGCAGCGAGCTCATGAGCCGCACCTACGCGAAGCTCCGCGCCCGGCAGATCCTCGTCGGCGTCGAGGCGCTCTACCGCGCGACCGACCGGCAGGACCGCGTGTGCGAGGAGCACGCCGGCATCGTCGACGCGCTGGCCGCGGGCGACGCCGAGGCGGCACGCGACGCGATCGACCGGCACCTCGCCGTCACGCTCGACGTGCTGCTGCGCGCCTGA
- a CDS encoding carbon-nitrogen hydrolase family protein codes for MKIALAQIISSPDPAENLARITAFAEDAARQGAELVVFPEAAQRAFGNPLPEVAEPLDGPWASGVRAVAERLGVVIVAGMFTPGADGRVRNTLLVARPSGREAAGADSYDKIHLFDAFGFRESDAVDPGERVAVIEVGGTRASLATCYDVRFPALFLAGADRGATVSIVCASWGAGPGKADQWDLLLRARALDSTTFVVAVGQGDPATLPAGSRGHDPASGAPTGIGRSAVISPLGEVLHRLGDEEELFVVDIDPSAVESARGTLPVLANRRRGLEQAV; via the coding sequence ATGAAGATCGCGCTCGCACAGATCATCAGCTCGCCGGATCCCGCGGAGAACCTCGCACGGATCACCGCCTTCGCGGAGGACGCCGCGCGGCAGGGCGCCGAGCTCGTGGTGTTCCCGGAGGCGGCGCAGCGCGCGTTCGGGAACCCGCTGCCGGAGGTCGCGGAGCCGCTCGACGGGCCGTGGGCCTCGGGCGTGCGGGCGGTGGCTGAACGGCTCGGCGTGGTGATCGTCGCCGGGATGTTCACGCCCGGTGCCGACGGCCGCGTGCGCAACACGCTGCTGGTCGCCCGGCCGTCCGGGCGGGAGGCCGCGGGCGCCGACTCGTACGACAAGATCCACCTCTTCGACGCGTTCGGCTTCCGCGAGTCCGACGCCGTCGACCCGGGGGAGCGCGTCGCCGTGATCGAGGTCGGCGGCACCCGCGCCTCCCTCGCCACCTGCTACGACGTGCGCTTCCCGGCGCTGTTCCTCGCGGGCGCCGACCGGGGCGCCACCGTCAGCATCGTGTGCGCGAGCTGGGGCGCCGGCCCCGGCAAGGCCGACCAGTGGGACCTGCTGCTCCGCGCCCGCGCGCTCGACTCCACGACCTTCGTGGTCGCGGTCGGCCAGGGCGACCCCGCGACGCTGCCCGCCGGATCCCGCGGCCACGACCCCGCGAGCGGCGCGCCCACGGGCATCGGCCGCAGCGCGGTGATATCCCCGCTCGGCGAGGTGCTGCACCGCCTCGGCGACGAGGAGGAGCTGTTCGTCGTCGACATCGACCCGTCGGCGGTCGAGTCCGCGCGGGGCACGCTGCCCGTGCTCGCGAACCGGCGCCGGGGGCTCGAGCAGGCGGTCTGA